atgaatatttttaataatttttaaaacttacgggtgtaaaataatattttttgaaataatcaaatattcttgaaaaaatttatgatcaaacaAATTTCACCAAAACTTCACCTAAAAATAActtgccaaaaatatttgagaatttgggatcAAAAGCTAGGTAAGGCACATTCCTCTTAGGGTAAATACATATATTGATTTGGTGTAAATATTCGGACAAATTTATACACAAATGGCAAATTGAATAAATTTTCAAGTACAAGGCCATAATAGGAAATTCATAGAAAGCTCCTCTTGTTATAAACCCCTTGTAGTTCTTCTTGCCCTCGAAAAATCGCCTTTGTCGCCTTCTACTCTATGTTGAGTTTTCATCTTTCTtctctgcttcttcttcttctttttctgaaTATTTACTGTGATCCTCATTTATAGTATTTCTTACTCACAATTCAATATCCCAATTTTCCACTTCTTCATTCTCCTCTAAACTCCTAATACCAAAATCTTATTTACAAGGAACCATGGAAGTAGCAAAAGTTTATGAACCTTCTAACAATGCCTTTCTACTTCCAAATGAAATTCTTCCCCCTACTTCTAATTGGGTCTCCAACTCTTCCCCAATTTTCCATGGTAATAATATATTCTTTTAACCTTGTGCTTCttcatttttactttttattgaaTGGTGAGGCATTGGGGTAGGGGTTTCATCCGAAccgtttttttaaaaaattatattatttatatttgataAAAATTGAGTACTTTTTTCTGTATACAGTAGATATTGAACCCATTTATCTCATttgtttgtttactttttcatattttaaattcaattagTGAAAATTCTGACTTTCTCCACTGGTGGTGCGGTGATCTCAAATAGATTATAGACTAAGTAAATATTGACAAAGTAATGATGTAATTTTCTGTTTAGTTATCTATTCAAATTATCTACTTTCCTTACTCTGTTTTTATCAAGCAAAAAAGATCAAAGTTTTTGATAAGTGAACTTGACACTTGTTTTGCACAATTTCTGGACCAAGTTTGTGGCTTTTGTTTTTTCACGTAAATATCAAAAGCTTTAGATTGACTATCTAAATTTTTACCTTATTGGTGATTTGTTCGATTTCCCATCAGGAAATTAAAGTTGACCAAGATTTGTGAACTTCTTGTTCCTTCATTGCTCTGTTTCAGGCTCTGCATCCATGGTTAATTTCGACCAAGGCCAAGTACAAAAGGCTAAAAAGAGGTCATTTTTCCCTCAACTTGATAAAGAAGATAACAGCAGCACCGGCGGCGATGACAATTATGATGTGTGCTTTCACCAAACTGAAAAGAAGAGACGACTGTTACCTAAACAAGTTGAGTTTCTTGAGAAAAGTTTTGAAGTAGAAAACAAGCTTgaacctgaaaggaaagtacAATTAGCTAAAGAAATTGGATTGCAGCCTAGGCAAGTTGCTATTTGGTTTCAAAATAGACGAGCACGGTACAAGACTAAACAACTTGAAAAGGATTATGATGTTCTCAAAGCTAGTTTTGATAAACTCAACACTCAATATGATTGTCTCTTCAAAGAAAATGAAAGCTTGAGAAATGAGGTACTTTAATCAACAAACCACTTAAAACATTATTTgaatattatcatattttaaagttaatttcAACAACTTACTTGAAAATATTGAGAACCAGAGTTAAAATGGTATTTAGAAGTGTGCAAAGTGTTAGATATTTATTTCGCCTTGAAATTTGATCGGtaatctttaaatattttcaagtacCAAAAAACTTGGATCTTTGAGACTTCTGCTTACAAAATTTTTTGatcaattaattaatgcatGTTCAAACATAATTTTGAAAACAGACTCTACCTGTTTGGCTATGTTTCAttgtaaaatttgaaataaaaaagtagtttttgttttttaaaaaaaaaaaaatgatatgtgAAAATTTTATGATTAAACATGTTTTTTTGAGTTCAACTTTAAAAAAGATTGGAAAAAAATTCATAGCCAATCACTTAAATTTCTAAGTTTCAACTTTAAAATCTATGGTGAAACGGGTGCAAAATTTTATctaattctttatttatttatttatttttccctTTTGTATTCAATAGGTCCATTTACTTAAAGAGAAGTTGATGAACAGAGTAAAAGTGGATGAAAATTCAGAACCCATTAGTCCACTTGAACCTCAAAATCCTATTGTGGTGGTGTGCAAACAAGAAGAAGCAAAAAGTGACATTCTTGATTCAGACAGCCCACGTTTTACTGACGGGGATTACACTTCTTTTTTGGAACCTCCTGAGACAGAACCCTCTGATTTTTCTCAAGAAAATGAAAGCAGGACTCTTCTTCCTCCACTATGCTTCCCAAAACTTGAAGAAGATCATCATCATGACTTACCAGTTAATTCTTGCAATATGGGTTTTCAAATTGAGGATCAATCTTGGTTCTCACATTATTGAGTTTTCACTTCAAGAATTACTGAGATATAAAGGGTGTTAAAAAAGCCTTTTCCATTTACATCAATAATATGTTGTATATAGGGTCCATTGGGATGAGATTAAGATCTTTGATTGTTCCAAAATGTTTCATTGGCCCTTTGTTAAGCTCAAACACAAATTAATTGTGTTATTAGAGATGAATTCAGTAAGTGTATTTCACTTCATATTTCATAATGATAGATTACGCCTAAAATATATACACAACACTAGACACAAAAGGTTAAGAGTATATTCCCAAGATCATGCCTTTCACCTACCATATCTACAATATTTGATTATATCTTACACATTTACCtataatatttgattattaTCTTACATATAATTTAATAGTTGAAACACTCTTTGACAATATTTAATACTCCCCTCAAACTAGAGCGTATATGTCATATGCTCCAAGCTTGCTGCATGTGTATTAAATTCGAGTTCCTCTAAGGGACTTTGTAAGAACATTTGTCAATTGGTCATTTGAACCGACAAAGCTGATGGTAATGTATCCGGATTCAATCTTCTGCCTAATGAAATGACAATCCATCGctacatgtttcattcttgCATGGAAAACTGGAATTGAGGCAATGTGAAGGGTAGTCTGATTATCACATATAAGTTTCATCTGTTTGAATTCAACATATTTCAACTCTTGAAGAAGTTGTTTCAACCAAATAAGCTCGTATGTAGCGAGACTCATAGCTCGATATTTTGATTTTGCATTAGATCTGACAACGACATCTTGCTTTTTACTTTTTCAAGAGATTAAATTGCCTCCAATCATGACACAATACCCGAAAGTAGAGtttctatttattttagaaCCTGCCCAATTCGTATCAGAATATCCAACGATGTTAGCATGACCTTTGTCTTCATATAACAATTCTTGTCCTAGAGCTCTTTTGATGTATCTAAGGATGCGAATTACTGCGTCCCAATGATATTTACATGGAGCTTGGAGAAACTGACTAACCACACTTACTGCAAATGAAATATCGGGGTGTGTAATAGCGAGATAATTCAATTGACCAACCAATCTTCGATATCTACCAGGATCTTCCAATGGCCCCCCTGTCCAGGAACGAGTTTGATGTTTGGACCCATAGGAGTGTCAATAGGTTTGCAATTTAACATGCATGTCTCCTCTAATATGTCCAAAGCATATTTTCTTTGTGAGATAGTAATACTTGTCTTGGAATGTGCTACCTcaattcctaaaaaatattttaactttcCCAAATCTTTGTTTTGAAAGTGACTGAACAAATGTTGCCTTAGCTGAGATATTCCTTTCGGATCATTTCTAGTTATGACAATGTCGTCAACATAAACGATCAGATAAATGTTCTTTTCTGGACTATTATGTCGATAGAAAACAGAGTGATCTGCTTTACTTCTAGACATCTCAAATTGTTGGACAACAGAGCTAAATATACCAATCCATGCTCTCGGAGATTGCTTGAGTCTATATAGAGAATGTTTGAGACGACATACTAAGTCTGACTCCACCGAAGCAACAAATCCAGAAAGTTGCTCCATAAAACATCCTAAGTAAGTTCGTCATGCAAAAAGGCATTCTTAATATCTAGTTGATGAAGCGGCCAATAATGCATTGTTGCCAAGGAGATAAGCAGTTGGGCAAATGCAATTTTAGAAACTGAAGAGAACGTGTCAGCATAGTCATGACCATAAATCTAGGTGTACCTTTTGACAACAAGAGAAGCTTTCAGTCGATCAATTGTTCCATCTAAACCCACAATTACTGTATAGATCCATCGACTTCCAACAATAAATTTCTCCTTCGATAACTGGACCAATTTCCAAGTGTTGGTGGTCTGTAAGACATTTATCTGTTCTATCATGACATCTCTCCACCCTGAATATTTCAATACTTCACTAACAGTCTTTGGTATAGGTATATTGGATAAATAGATTCAAAGGTATAATATAATGGGGACAATCAATGATAACTCaaagaattatttttctttgattttttatttggaGTAGTACGAATACCTTTGCCTATGACAATTGGTGGGGTTTCTACATCTGATAAAGGCATGACTAGAGTAGGTGACGAAGGAGCAAGAGATGAGTCATAGGGAGCTACCAATGTATCTAGACTAGGTGTAGTactatcattgttattattaagAGGACGAGCACATTGGGTGTATACTTGAAAAATAGGATCAGTGGTTTGAAGGTTGTCTGGAAAATTGGCCTGCAGTAAAGAAAGTATAGGTACTggcaaaatttaaagaattaaaTTTCTGCTTGTAGTGCTTGGTGTAAAATAGATAGATGTTTCAAAAAAGGTTACATTTgtaatgataaaatatttatttgtttttggaTCATATCACTTGTAACCTTTTTGGTGACGGGAGTATCCTAGAAATACACACTTAATTGATTTTGGTTGGAGTTTGTCTTTTCTAGTACTTTGATCATGGACAAAGCAAGTACATCCAAACACTCTCAAAGGGAGATGATAGGGATTTCGAACTGGAAAGAGATTTGAGTGAGGACTTTGATGTTTCAACACAGTGGATGTCATTCTATTTATCAAATAAAAAGTAGTGAGAACAACATCCCCCCAAAAAATAAAGAGGAACATGATGGTGTATAAATAAAGTACGAGCAGTTTTGATGAGATGCTTATTTTTATGCTCGAcgactccattttgttgtggagtatatgcatAAGAAGTCTGATGAGTTATTTCCTGATACGACATGAAACTGGCAAAGGGAGATGATAACTACTCCTTGGCATTATCATTGCGTAATACCTTTATTGAAACACCAAATTGATTGTGTATTTCATcataaagttttgaaaaatagagAATACTTCagaataatttttcattaaaaaaatcatgtgcaatgaaaaaaatcatcaataaagataaCAAAATACTAAAATCCTAAACTTGAAACAACATGACTAGGGCCCCATACATCTGATTGAACAACGTCAAACATATATATGGCCCTGTTATTGACTCTTTTGGGAAATGAAGTGCGGCTATATTTTTCAAGTTGACAAGACTCACATTCAAAAGAAGACAAAGTGAAAAACTAGGAATTAATTTCTGAAGCTTAGCAAGATTAGGGTGACCAAGACGATTGTGGAGAAGATCAGTTGACGTAGTGGAAGTGAAGGCAACTGGTGATTGTGATTTTGATATGTGATACAATCCCTATGACTCATAACATGTTCCAATCGTCTTCCTCATTATCCGATCCTGTACAACAACAAAGTCAGCCAAAAATGTGACACTGCAATTAAGGTGTTTGGGTAATTTGCTAACATAAATCAAATTAACTGAgcattcagaagtaaataaaattgagtttaaagaaATAAGGGGAAGAAGTTGCATGTCCCCTATTCCTTTTACTGCAGTTCTTGATCCATTAGCAAGGGTAACTACAGAATGAGTTGCAGAATGAATGAGATTTGGGAAAAGATTCTCATTACCTGAGATATGGTCAGATGCACTTGAATCCAATACTAATAGGCAAGAGGATGAAGATTTGGTTAGACAAGCAAAGAAATTACCATGTTGTGAAGTGCAAGATAAAAATGACTGTTGTGTAGCTGCTTGATACTGCTAGTAATTGTTATAATCTGCTTCAGACAAAGTAATAGAACTAGCCAGTGGGTCTTTATGGGTCTAAACCATGTGAGCCATACTCTGATTATTAATACGTGGTGGTCGACCATGCAATTTTCAATAAGATTGTCGAATATGGCCTGACTTGTTGTAGTAGTTGCAATAGGGTCTAGAGTTTCTATTGTTCCCTCTTTGATGGACATTTTGTTCCTGTGAATTTTCATTCTTCACAGCTAACACGGATATCTCaatgttattgttgatttagttttttttattggaGTAGTGTGACTATGTTACTATTGCCAGATTTCACTGTCATAAAACGTATCAATAGTTTTCTATTCTAAATATAAAGAAAGTCAAATTTGGTATCAATTATTTCTGAATCAAGAACGCAATAATCGAGCTAAAATGTCTATTAGCAATGAACTGAGGAACTTTCCAAGATTTGATTCCTTACGGGACTCAGATCAGATCAAATTTCTTTTACTGCTAAAACCATAAAGAACTTATCTCTTTGTTGTTCCTGTGTGGTGATACTTTCTGAAAGTGGCATGAGAGAATCAAATTGATCTTTCAAAGTATCTATTTGTCCTAAATAACTCGCCATATTTCTATCTATCCTAAATAACTCGCcatattttgattaatttgCTGAAGTTGGACTAAGTCTAAGACAACCTTGTATATACGTTGGATATCATTCGTATACAAAGTCTTAGCTTTAGTCCAAACTTTATAACAAGTTTTACAAGATTGAAACACATTGAGTAATTTAGGATCCAAAAAGTTCCATAAAAGATTGCATAATTGAGCATCAATTCAATTCCACTTAGTCCTTTCAATGGTAACAATATCATTAGTATTTTTAACTAAATGATCTTCATaaccttgtcccataaaccACATCTCTACAGATGAAGCCATGGTATATAATTATTACTACCTTCCAATTTCATGATAGTAATATTAGAAGAACTTAAAATAGTGGAAAACATCGATTTGACATCACCTGAAGATGCAATTTTTTTCGGAGACATAAGTTAGAGATTCACATTTTCTT
This sequence is a window from Solanum dulcamara chromosome 10, daSolDulc1.2, whole genome shotgun sequence. Protein-coding genes within it:
- the LOC129871511 gene encoding homeobox-leucine zipper protein ATHB-54-like, giving the protein MEVAKVYEPSNNAFLLPNEILPPTSNWVSNSSPIFHGSASMVNFDQGQVQKAKKRSFFPQLDKEDNSSTGGDDNYDVCFHQTEKKRRLLPKQVEFLEKSFEVENKLEPERKVQLAKEIGLQPRQVAIWFQNRRARYKTKQLEKDYDVLKASFDKLNTQYDCLFKENESLRNEVHLLKEKLMNRVKVDENSEPISPLEPQNPIVVVCKQEEAKSDILDSDSPRFTDGDYTSFLEPPETEPSDFSQENESRTLLPPLCFPKLEEDHHHDLPVNSCNMGFQIEDQSWFSHY